The following is a genomic window from Mauremys mutica isolate MM-2020 ecotype Southern chromosome 4, ASM2049712v1, whole genome shotgun sequence.
AGGCACATTTGTGGTGCATTAAGAGAGTAAGGGGATCATATAGTAGCAAGAAACCTAGAATGAACATCTTTACATTTAGATAGTAAAACAAAAGCCTGTTTATTTCAATTGTCTCACAAAATTAATAGTTAACTCCTGCTGGAAAGAGTTGATCTCATAAAatgactcatttaaaaaaaacgtaCTTAAGAAATTTATAATTACCTTGTTCTGCCCTTATGTTGTCTTGATGACACTGCATATGGGGAAGAAGCCAGGGTCTGGGGTGGTGGGAAGAGCCTCCCCCCATAGTCACCAAGTGTTTCACCCTGCTCAGGCAGGCTGTGGTGCACGAAGCCCcaaaggagggaggctggcttttAGCGGAGCGGGGGCAGCTGGCGGCTCCAGTGACTGGGCTCTACCCAGCACACATCCCTCTGATCCTGCGTGCAAAGGTCTGTAGGTTGCAGCCAGAGGTACAGAAACTGGGTAAAATAGGGGGAGAAATACGAGCATAAACAAACAGTGAATCAGTGACAGGTTTAGGAGCCTGAAGCTCAGACCCACAAAACCTCCCTTGGTATTCGAGAAAACAAACGATACCCCAATACAGAAACCTTTCCCTACTATTTCTAGGCACAGTGGACACAATATACGGGTGTTAGGCCCAGGACCTTCTGGTTTTAATGAAATCCAGCATGGAGTATATGAACTGTGACCCTAGGACTCCAACTTTGTCAGCTGACTTGTTTACAGGTAAGACACTGGATTCCCCTGGCTCAAACCggccagaaccagaaccagaaccagcTTTTCCCGCCAGAGCCAGCCCCCAACATTCTATTCCCTCAGAACTCTCCCCGCCATAGAGACTACCGAATACCAAGGGAGGTTTTGTGGGTCTGAGCTTCAAGATCAATATACATaaagacttgaattcaattcttgaggttcagatacatagtagagatgagcttgtagttgccaaagtccttttagaaatagtccataggctATAGTCCAATGTCTATATTCAgagtgactccagtcagtgactggggatcttgaaacccaaagcagatctgagatgaagtaggatcgtgtcccagggttcttatacattttcagcagccttttggcttgagaaaacaataggcttaacttttcttctcccaaacatcctggcaattagcagagggtaatttatccattaaacagttcagatacagtttatcacaaccttcaaagagacatatagacaataatactatttcactcaagtatcttcctaaatgttaatattccctttttgatctttgaatcaaagctatagcaatagacaagacttgtttgcttatatcacaagacctgagcaaacacctacccttctacctctaacaatgcagacttgcatttcaaagttctattcatttacatattttcctaacaagtctctaaagttcagccatgggtcaggtcagtttatgaggtaattaactctttctggccctgtcacctttcaatgagatattatattacactcataatgtcacacccccaacgcaaaattgatgcaggaagagCTGACACAAACATCTCTGACTGCATCCCAAAAGCTTCCCATTCTGGGTTAGAAGCCATGTCAGCGCGTAACAGAAATGATTTACCCAACTCATGTTCAGTAACATGACTGAATCtttttacaaactcaaggtaaaacttGGGTAGAACAATAGAGGATTGGATCTGCTCTTGCAGTAGGATTCCTGTATgtctcatgtgatcttgccaagagtaAAAGAACATAGCTACTTTATTCATACAAACTCTGGCCactgtttggaacccaattagcTTCAAGTCAATGTAGATATCAATGTTGTCCATAGTACAGGAATTTTGGCATTTatccatgaaagcaatatggtagtgtgcctcagtttcctttttcatacagcacattaagtctggtatcagaggggtagccgtgttagtctggttctgtaaaagcagcaaagaatcctgtggcaccttatagactaacagacgttttgcagcatgagctttcgtgggtgaatacccacttcttcggatgcaagtcatccgaagaagtgggtattcacccacgaaagctcatgctgcaaaacgtctgttagtctataaggtgccacaggattctttgctgctttcacattaAGTCTGGAATGTCTTTTCTCCTGTGAAAAGTTCTaatactgtttacaggcattaacagTGCAACATTAGCATTACAAGGCCTTTTAATATAAGGTGTGTTCCTATGTATcactttcaacatgttcaagggattttccaaaagattaagcacacccctcccagactgcaatggctattgagcataacccctggttctgcggatgctctcacttctgggccagccccacagcctgattcttccgaaccagtatctggcctggccccagctccaggggttggggtggggcagggtgttcagagcgaggtgctcggccttggtttctctcagtgctgtgggctctatggccgctccccccaacccttccccccaggcacagtgagacagagcagtacctgcggcagggggtgggagctggtcaTGCGAAGGCGGGGTGGGGGTCTTCAGTGCTGCCCCACagagcacagcccctgcagggcTTTGGGGACCTGGCGCAAGCACCTGATGTTAAATAGTTGTACCATGATGTTGGCTGTAATGTCCccctgttgcaagggaacaaggatcaatcagagactTGGACACACACGAGAACGAAGGGTATTAACTGCACCAGGAGCCAGCAAAATTTCCTCCCCACgtctgagggacggattcccccGCCCAACCGCCGAGGCgaaatcttctctcttctctagtgacttccatcccctctcccaccattgtggaatgaactcctctCAGTCCCCCAGCGAGAACGgttctacctcccaacccagcaggaatccagctccgctccccagagtcccctcagccaccattgccccctccagctgaggggctgggaggctttgggcagtagtgccgtggggtgagaggaagtggacacctttccccaagggatccccCATCCTTAACAGGATGCCATGGACAGTagctctggtgaatggggcacttaagcagcctctgctgactgactcctccagttctcccagagcaggtgggggctgggataaCACGATACCAGAGCACTAGGAACCGGCCTGAGGCCCGGAGGGGGATGAAAGGCTCACAGAGGTGGCTAGGGGAGTTGGCAGCCCCTCGCATGAGCAATGGCAGTGTGTCGTGCTGATGTGACGCCTGTTAGGAAATAGCCTTGCTGGAGAGCTGGGcctgccctgctttgagctgctcaggggacaAGCTGGCACCGACCAATGGCACCTGCCTGGGGTcatcctctccttgctccctggtcagcgcatggggatgggatgggagtgattttcaatggcctggaggtgaaagacCCTGGGGGGTCCCTCCCCAGGTGATCCCTCTTTGGTTACCTCGTCCTCTAGCAGCTGGATGACATAGAGCAGGGAGAGGTGGATGGCCAGCAGCCCCGCCTGGAGGAAAGATATTTTCTGGTCCTCCATGAACAGCTCGccaaagacctaaaaccaaaagaaccagagcccttgcaatggcccagaaccaggctcTAAATCCCTCTAGTGGCTCACAAGGTGGACAAGAGTCCTGGGGCAGTcaacctttggggtcccatggaccaggaaccTCCTTCAGTAAGAagctgcaggcactgaggcctcaaatagctctttctggagcaggattcaccaCAGGTGGcatgagatgctgggaatgtgtctgcgcgctctggaacccagctcacacagacaacgcaggacccctcctgctcccagcagcgatagctcctgcagctcacccgctagaggttcggggtcttttagatctggttcaTTCCCACACCTCACCCCACGGACATTCCCAGGAGCCTCACATACTTTGCTCAAAataaggagcaggctcttgccctgtgtccatgacacactcactgcagggggacacagctccacacctgagctgctgcaatgcaccagcggagagtccttacctctcccaccctggccagGTTTCTGTACCCCGGATGCTTGGGATCGTGGAGCCCAACCCGGAACCACAGCTCTGGTGCCTCGCTGGTGTTGagccctgggggagaaagacacacccattggggaggtttggccttccgctttcagtgcctgtttccttctgggtgTACACTGGCCAGGGTCCCTCATGGCATCCATGGCCCAATGGAATCGCAGGGTCCGTACCAGGCGGGTTAGTACCAaaagggggatttgtttcagccatCACAGTAACCATGTGACCCTTACAGTCATTGTGCgctgggagtgggtgcctgttaaTGGGGGTGTTTAATACTGtgaaccccccacacccactgaagtcaggatctggccctggataCCCGACTGGTGACATCCTACAAGCTCTGTGTCCGTCTCCTGtggtccctgctcctgcccctgccctcatgatgggctctttcccttcatgtgtctcaatagctccgttcctgtcccctcacgagctggctgccccgtatggggtgggctgggggacagagccgggctctgagataaagcagccaatttccctggcactttcacactcatctccctacttcagagagagggggagagaaagagtcaacatctaagctggggtcggtctcagagaagggggcttctttctgtagggtcccattgcccagcagagggagtctcaaaggaggggccttgtttctattggggttcctctttCCCGCTACAGCGGGTCTAAACGgagaggccttagttctagaggcgtcccaatggccagctggagctagtctcccagaggctcgtttccatggggtcccattgcccagctgggtttcttacccctcttctgaaGCAGGAGCCAGTGAAGCCAACATATCCCACCCCTGGCTTGCCGGCTGATATCATCGGCTGGGTGAGATAtatagagacccagctgcagcacgaattcgcctgccttggagaaggcggaggaggtctggtggaaggaggaggagaggggaatccatcaacattctcccttcagctccccagcgcccctggacctgagctctgctcccactcCTCAGTAGGAGgcgctggaggagaggagcgacaGCCCTCTtcggtctggtctacactacggggcgggggggtcgaactaaagtacgcgacttcagctacgcgaatagcgtagctgaagtcgaactaccttagttcgactgacttatccgtccagacgcggcggggtcgaactccgcggctccaaggtcgactccgccaccgccgttcgcggtggtggagttccggagtcgaccggagcgcgtggggagttcgaactatcgcgtcttgattagatgcgatagttcgaactccgagaagtcgaactcaccgcgtcgacccccGCGGTAAGTGTGGACCTAcccttcctctctgcccccaagggagctcggagcaaagggagcagggcaagggcccTCGCTGAGCATTTGCTGCCTAGgtgctccagaataacaagggccctgaggccaggcacgaccctgccagccagcggcctatggaatgcagtcccttacggacccaggggggaccaattagccatgggatgaggaacttgactcaagccctgactctgcaggatgctggggtcagaggtcacttacgtcaaataCAGGCAGGGAGGTGGCGAATTTGAGCAGGGCAGTGCTGGTCTGtacggccctggctctctcctgggtgtttTTCGACTGGAGAGAGGGATGGACGTGctgcgggagaaggaggcaggggagggtcagcgggcaggcgtacatGCTCTACAAACCAGCCTCACTGCCTCCCCAAGGGGctcagactttgtgctcagggtggagtagcCGAGCCCTGGTCGCAGAGCTTGAAAAGGGGGTTCATGACACTGCCCATGTCTTGCTGGGCACAAGCTCcttgtctctccaggctgggacaatggtcagtcgtggggctggtctatttgctctgaacccctgatccatgaacagcacgtcaggatcaaggcacatgcccTGAACCCCAGACCCCAGCTGCAAAGGCCTTGGTAGGATTGATGGAATGGCCCTGAGGACAATCCCTCTGGGAACTGCAGTGTCCCTAGGACAGAAGAGCTGATTCCCTGAGGCACCTCCTgtatctcagggtctccctagAAAGGAGCCAGTGACTTTTCTCAGAGGCCCATGTCCTGCATCTCGCAGGGGTttcagtctctcaggccccagccaggcctggtgctcactcttagtgcttaatgcaaccgtgcagagctctgactgacagtcccagctccttccccctgcactggcagctctgggaacGCGTGTccggctgggtccaagctggAAGGACACAATGGAAACGGGGCTCCtctagtctctcctttgctgccctcccaCAGGGTTCAGAGGCAATTCCACCCAGACCGTcccattctactcacctccaggaggtgctgcagcttgtCCATGGTGGGGGTCTCTGTCAACCGGCCcctgaggatggtgtccaggctcCGCGAATAGTggttgtgcagagcctgcaagaagagggagcACCCATGAGTCATGGGACATGGGGCTACAGTatgtgcttcagggtctgaggacagatttggttactggtgtttcagagcagaacggTTTTATggctgacaggggcggctctagacatttcactgccccaagcagggcggcatgccgcgggaggcgctctgccagtcgccggtcccgcagctccggtggacctcccacagttaagtatcagaggggtagccgtgttagtctggttctatagaagcagcaaagaatcctgtggcaccttatagactaacagacgttttgcagcatgagctttcgtgggtgaatacccacttcttcggatgcaagaatacaaaaaccttgcatccgaagaagtgggtattcacccacgaaagctcatgctgcaaaatgtctgttagtctataaggtgccacaggattctttgctgctcccacAGTTGTGGGCTACACCAGTCAGGGGACAATTAGGaggattctccaggagccctggcaagactcaaaaagcacatcctggcctctcccattcacatcactccagggacacttagcaagagttcatggccggatgcctgctgcctcATCAATCCTTGCTCttagcagttctctgtgcagggcctggtacccagcagagtatggaacagccaaactgcaatgggtggATACCACACATACTGCTCACTTAAAGAATCAGCATGAAGACATTCCtttcccaacaccattgtcttcccaacaagctggccaaaCACAGCCACTTGGCTATAGGGCTGCTTAACTTTTTTAACAGctcttactccatctgagaccttttcaaagctatccacactAGATCTTTCagaaggaaagtcagt
Proteins encoded in this region:
- the LOC123369352 gene encoding uncharacterized protein LOC123369352 isoform X4, producing the protein MVSIRFQERNWIFHKLMGILNCRDDRRHILAMAFFIQLLQYPDLSNELEDAILDQMSRQRRDPNTVVRWLALKGLLNLALHPEKALHNHYSRSLDTILRGRLTETPTMDKLQHLLEHVHPSLQSKNTQERARAVQTSTALLKFATSLPVFDTSSAFSKAGEFVLQLGLYISHPADDISRQARGGICWLHWLLLQKRGLNTSEAPELWFRVGLHDPKHPGYRNLARVGEVFGELFMEDQKISFLQAGLLAIHLSLLYVIQLLEDEGDITANIMVQLFNIRCLRQVPKALQGLCSVGQH
- the LOC123369352 gene encoding uncharacterized protein LOC123369352 isoform X1, yielding MQNIALHQRVHNHEDTPRLLSSVRAMVSIRFQERNWIFHKLMGILNCRDDRRHILAMAFFIQKWSWILHQLMAILVTRDKKWHIPAMAFFIQLLQYPDLSNELEDAILDQMSRQRRDPNTVVRWLALKGLLNLALHPEKALHNHYSRSLDTILRGRLTETPTMDKLQHLLEHVHPSLQSKNTQERARAVQTSTALLKFATSLPVFDTSSAFSKAGEFVLQLGLYISHPADDISRQARGGICWLHWLLLQKRGLNTSEAPELWFRVGLHDPKHPGYRNLARVGEVFGELFMEDQKISFLQAGLLAIHLSLLYVIQLLEDEGDITANIMVQLFNIRCLRQVPKALQGLCSVGQH
- the LOC123369352 gene encoding uncharacterized protein LOC123369352 isoform X2, with the protein product MVSIRFQERNWIFHKLMGILNCRDDRRHILAMAFFIQKWSWILHQLMAILVTRDKKWHIPAMAFFIQLLQYPDLSNELEDAILDQMSRQRRDPNTVVRWLALKGLLNLALHPEKALHNHYSRSLDTILRGRLTETPTMDKLQHLLEHVHPSLQSKNTQERARAVQTSTALLKFATSLPVFDTSSAFSKAGEFVLQLGLYISHPADDISRQARGGICWLHWLLLQKRGLNTSEAPELWFRVGLHDPKHPGYRNLARVGEVFGELFMEDQKISFLQAGLLAIHLSLLYVIQLLEDEGDITANIMVQLFNIRCLRQVPKALQGLCSVGQH
- the LOC123369352 gene encoding uncharacterized protein LOC123369352 isoform X3, with the protein product MQNIALHQRVHNHEDTPRLLSSVRAMVSIRFQERNWIFHKLMGILNCRDDRRHILAMAFFIQLLQYPDLSNELEDAILDQMSRQRRDPNTVVRWLALKGLLNLALHPEKALHNHYSRSLDTILRGRLTETPTMDKLQHLLEHVHPSLQSKNTQERARAVQTSTALLKFATSLPVFDTSSAFSKAGEFVLQLGLYISHPADDISRQARGGICWLHWLLLQKRGLNTSEAPELWFRVGLHDPKHPGYRNLARVGEVFGELFMEDQKISFLQAGLLAIHLSLLYVIQLLEDEGDITANIMVQLFNIRCLRQVPKALQGLCSVGQH